A stretch of the Geovibrio thiophilus genome encodes the following:
- the nusA gene encoding transcription termination factor NusA — protein MIRELAKVADELGREKGVSREILAEALKEAIVAAVGRKIGKYLEPEVVVDLDKGNIEILVPKEVSEDVTNKWFEIDMDEASRYKENPQLGDVLMVSVTLDDLGRQAALVAKQKLFEKLRDAERQVVFDQFNNKKGEIVNGTLLKADRDLLTVNIGKTEAILPRREMMAGDYFNRGDYVRALLLDIKTHKGWPQLVLSRTHPEFMKKLFETEIPEVFEGIIDVKSVAREPGDRAKVAVYSQNSNIDPVGACIGLKGSRINSISHELRGEKIDVVEWSPDPVRFVCNAISPADVVLTNVFEDEGTIEVVVPDDQLSLAIGKKGQNVRLAARLTDWRIDVLKESEYAEIRKERLVAQEQEMKDFYELYNLENLEGLEDSAISRLLEVGIDDIEKLSNTTPDELTEDLEITEEEAVELINKAIDYLSSKLEEAGVFEEGEFEELEEEPSEEDREEEPSEKDREEEPSEKDGEEER, from the coding sequence ATGATAAGGGAACTTGCTAAGGTTGCCGATGAACTTGGTCGTGAAAAAGGGGTTTCCAGAGAAATTCTCGCCGAAGCCCTGAAAGAGGCGATAGTTGCGGCTGTTGGCAGAAAAATAGGAAAATACCTTGAGCCTGAAGTGGTTGTGGATCTTGATAAAGGCAACATAGAAATTCTTGTGCCCAAAGAGGTCAGCGAAGACGTGACCAACAAATGGTTTGAAATAGATATGGACGAAGCCTCAAGATACAAGGAAAACCCTCAGCTCGGTGACGTACTTATGGTTTCCGTCACTCTGGACGACCTCGGCAGGCAGGCGGCTCTTGTCGCCAAACAGAAGCTTTTTGAAAAGCTCCGTGATGCAGAGCGTCAGGTTGTTTTTGATCAGTTCAACAATAAAAAAGGCGAGATAGTCAACGGAACCCTCCTTAAAGCCGACAGAGACCTGCTTACCGTGAATATAGGCAAGACCGAAGCAATACTTCCCCGCAGAGAGATGATGGCGGGAGATTATTTCAACAGGGGCGACTATGTGCGCGCTCTTCTGCTTGATATTAAAACCCACAAGGGCTGGCCTCAGCTTGTGCTCTCCAGAACTCACCCCGAGTTTATGAAAAAGCTTTTTGAAACAGAAATTCCCGAAGTTTTTGAGGGGATAATAGATGTGAAATCTGTTGCGAGAGAACCCGGCGACAGAGCTAAAGTAGCCGTATACAGCCAGAACAGCAACATCGACCCCGTAGGTGCGTGCATCGGACTTAAGGGTTCAAGAATCAACTCCATCAGCCATGAACTCAGGGGCGAGAAGATCGATGTTGTGGAATGGTCTCCGGATCCCGTAAGGTTCGTGTGCAATGCCATTTCTCCCGCAGATGTGGTGCTCACCAACGTTTTTGAGGATGAGGGAACCATAGAAGTTGTCGTTCCCGATGATCAGCTCTCCCTTGCCATAGGTAAGAAGGGGCAGAACGTCAGGCTCGCCGCCAGACTTACAGATTGGAGAATAGATGTTCTGAAAGAGAGCGAATACGCGGAGATCAGAAAAGAACGTCTCGTCGCTCAGGAACAGGAGATGAAGGACTTCTACGAACTCTATAATCTTGAGAATCTTGAAGGTCTTGAGGATTCTGCTATCTCCCGGCTTCTTGAGGTCGGTATAGATGATATAGAAAAGCTCTCCAACACCACGCCGGATGAACTTACTGAGGATCTTGAAATAACAGAGGAAGAGGCGGTAGAGCTTATAAATAAGGCTATTGACTACCTCTCTTCAAAACTTGAAGAGGCAGGCGTTTTTGAAGAAGGCGAGTTTGAAGAACTTGAAGAAGAACCATCCGAAGAAGACAGAGAAGAAGAACCCTCCGAAAAAGACAGAGAAGAAGAACCCTCCGAAAAAGACGGAGAAGAAGAGCGTTAA
- a CDS encoding TolC family protein yields MIKKTAAAAFCLTFAVSAHALTLDEAVNKALANNHEITEYRYLTEQKENQVGTARSPFLPQLDATYGYQRSNEDNKYGLDKNQASSADVTVGYNLFRGGADTLNLRAAKSSLEAQKFMEESIKSDVVLDVKKAFFNILQAKKDVEAAKESVALLESQLKDAQLNYEVGISPKNEVLRVEAELASQRQALLQAQSTENTAVFELERLVNENIPADETYQDFAVPANQEMNSLSLFDSLKANRSELKYVRELVKAQNYTADATRRGGLPSVSVSASYNSYGDDAKPADRETSYDDEVIFGASATWSIFDGNARRSTAAAEKAYAMSLKHQELKTTAQMKYQLENALEQYSLATGSLTVAEKEVESAEENYRITENQYKQRVATATDLLDARVMLTRARNNYNKALYDIYKAMAEIERVVEQKVF; encoded by the coding sequence ATGATAAAAAAGACTGCGGCAGCCGCTTTCTGTCTTACCTTCGCCGTTTCCGCCCATGCCCTCACTCTGGATGAGGCGGTGAACAAGGCGCTTGCGAACAACCATGAAATAACAGAATACAGATACCTCACCGAACAGAAGGAGAATCAGGTCGGCACGGCGCGCTCACCTTTCCTCCCTCAGCTTGACGCCACATACGGCTACCAGCGCTCTAACGAGGATAATAAATACGGTCTGGATAAAAATCAGGCTTCGAGCGCTGATGTTACAGTCGGCTACAACCTCTTCAGAGGAGGAGCGGACACCCTTAACCTCAGAGCGGCGAAATCATCCCTTGAGGCTCAGAAGTTTATGGAAGAAAGCATTAAGTCCGATGTGGTTCTTGATGTAAAAAAGGCTTTTTTCAATATTCTTCAGGCAAAGAAGGATGTGGAAGCGGCAAAGGAGAGCGTTGCCCTGCTTGAAAGCCAGCTTAAGGACGCTCAGCTTAATTATGAAGTCGGTATTTCACCGAAGAATGAAGTGCTTAGGGTTGAGGCGGAGCTTGCCTCACAGAGGCAGGCGCTTTTGCAGGCTCAGAGCACGGAAAACACTGCTGTTTTCGAGCTTGAAAGGCTTGTAAACGAAAATATCCCCGCTGATGAAACTTATCAGGATTTTGCGGTTCCCGCCAATCAGGAGATGAACTCCCTGTCACTGTTTGACAGCCTGAAAGCCAACAGAAGCGAACTGAAATACGTCCGTGAGCTTGTAAAAGCGCAGAATTATACAGCAGATGCCACAAGACGGGGCGGACTGCCCTCCGTGAGCGTGTCGGCATCGTACAATTCATACGGTGATGATGCCAAACCCGCAGACAGGGAAACCTCATACGATGACGAAGTTATCTTCGGCGCTTCCGCCACGTGGAGCATTTTTGACGGCAATGCCCGCAGAAGCACCGCGGCAGCCGAAAAAGCTTACGCAATGTCACTGAAGCATCAGGAGCTTAAAACGACAGCCCAGATGAAATATCAGCTTGAAAACGCTCTTGAGCAGTATTCCCTCGCCACTGGCAGCCTCACAGTCGCCGAAAAAGAGGTGGAATCCGCTGAAGAGAACTACCGCATCACGGAAAACCAGTACAAACAGCGTGTAGCCACCGCCACAGACCTTCTTGATGCCCGTGTGATGCTCACCAGAGCGAGAAACAACTACAACAAGGCACTGTACGATATTTACAAAGCCATGGCTGAGATAGAAAGAGTTGTGGAACAGAAGGTGTTTTAA
- a CDS encoding TIGR00730 family Rossman fold protein — translation MNNGELNLNGLQYLIDDMKVGDTWRVFKILAEFVEGFETLSKAGSCATVFGSARVREGDYDYELARKVGRLLADEGIGVMTGGGPGIMEAANRGAFEKGGRSVGCNIELPYEQKPNPYTNISISFNYFFVRKVMLVKYSSAFIIMPGGFGTLDELFEAITLIQTRKIKPFPIIMMGSDYWKGMLDWVKESMISKGFIHTSDLDLIQMQDDPYEAVEAVKRFLAK, via the coding sequence TTGAATAACGGCGAACTTAATCTCAACGGGCTGCAATACCTCATAGATGATATGAAGGTTGGTGATACATGGCGTGTGTTCAAAATACTCGCTGAATTTGTGGAAGGGTTTGAAACCCTGTCAAAAGCCGGCAGCTGCGCTACGGTCTTCGGTTCCGCACGTGTCAGGGAAGGCGACTACGACTATGAGCTTGCCCGCAAGGTAGGGCGTCTGCTGGCTGATGAGGGGATCGGAGTCATGACGGGCGGCGGTCCCGGAATCATGGAGGCGGCGAACAGAGGCGCCTTTGAAAAAGGCGGGCGCTCTGTTGGCTGCAACATTGAGCTTCCATACGAGCAGAAGCCGAATCCCTACACTAATATAAGCATATCCTTCAATTATTTTTTCGTCCGCAAGGTAATGCTGGTTAAATATTCCAGCGCGTTTATAATAATGCCCGGCGGATTCGGCACGCTGGATGAGCTTTTCGAGGCGATAACGCTCATACAGACCCGCAAGATAAAGCCTTTCCCTATCATAATGATGGGCAGCGATTACTGGAAGGGCATGCTGGACTGGGTTAAGGAGAGTATGATTTCTAAAGGGTTTATCCATACCTCTGACCTTGATCTGATCCAGATGCAGGACGATCCCTACGAGGCGGTCGAAGCTGTTAAGCGTTTCCTTGCAAAGTAA
- a CDS encoding type II secretion system F family protein produces MAVYKYRGTDPGGQPIQSIIEADNKQQATEILKNRRIAVREIKRDLSKVEIGLPEKINDEDVLISTRQLSVMVDAGLPIVKALDIIATQASKKRMRKIFMDVKGGIETGSEFNKALGRYKNDFGELYVNMIAAGEAGGLLDSILERLANYLEKSISLKRKVKAAMTYPTVVLIVAVAVVYGLMVFIIPKFKEMYEGFGGELPALTQLAISISDFLSKWYGGGLIFASIIVSFTVLKLTYKRSPAGRYKMDQIFLRIPKIGDLIRKVAVAKFSRTFGTLLSSGVSILDALDIVAKTSGNKVIEKALLDSKRDIESGKTIVEPLEKSGVFPSMVIQMISVGEETGSLDLMLQKIADFYDDEVDRSVEGLTKLIEPFLMLFVGGAVGFVIIAMYLPIFKLGDVIQ; encoded by the coding sequence ATGGCTGTTTACAAATACAGAGGCACAGACCCCGGCGGTCAGCCCATTCAAAGTATAATAGAAGCTGATAACAAGCAGCAGGCTACAGAGATACTGAAAAACCGCAGAATAGCCGTGCGTGAGATCAAGCGTGATCTCAGCAAGGTTGAAATCGGTCTGCCGGAAAAGATAAATGACGAAGACGTGCTCATATCCACCAGACAGCTCAGCGTTATGGTTGATGCGGGTCTGCCCATAGTTAAGGCGCTGGATATTATAGCCACTCAGGCATCCAAAAAGCGCATGCGCAAGATATTTATGGATGTCAAAGGCGGTATTGAGACAGGTTCAGAGTTTAACAAGGCTCTGGGCAGGTATAAAAACGACTTCGGTGAGCTGTACGTGAATATGATCGCCGCAGGCGAGGCGGGCGGTCTGCTGGACTCTATCCTTGAAAGGCTTGCGAACTATCTGGAAAAATCCATATCACTCAAAAGAAAAGTAAAAGCCGCTATGACATACCCCACAGTGGTGCTGATAGTTGCTGTTGCGGTTGTTTACGGACTTATGGTTTTTATTATTCCGAAGTTCAAGGAAATGTACGAGGGCTTCGGCGGCGAGCTTCCCGCACTTACTCAGCTTGCCATATCAATAAGCGATTTTTTAAGCAAGTGGTATGGCGGCGGACTTATCTTTGCGAGTATAATTGTATCTTTCACGGTGTTGAAGCTTACATATAAACGCTCCCCCGCGGGACGCTACAAAATGGATCAGATCTTCCTGCGCATACCGAAAATAGGAGACCTGATACGCAAGGTTGCCGTGGCGAAATTCTCACGCACATTCGGCACCCTTCTCTCAAGCGGCGTTTCAATCCTTGATGCCCTTGATATTGTTGCGAAAACCAGCGGGAATAAGGTTATAGAAAAGGCGCTTCTGGACAGTAAGAGAGATATAGAGTCAGGGAAAACAATCGTTGAACCCCTTGAAAAATCCGGTGTTTTCCCGTCAATGGTTATCCAGATGATCTCCGTGGGCGAGGAGACAGGCTCTCTTGATTTGATGCTTCAGAAAATTGCCGACTTTTACGACGATGAGGTGGACAGGTCTGTTGAAGGGCTTACCAAACTTATCGAACCGTTCCTTATGCTCTTTGTGGGCGGAGCCGTGGGCTTCGTTATTATCGCAATGTATCTGCCGATCTTCAAGCTCGGGGATGTTATACAGTAA
- a CDS encoding histidinol phosphate phosphatase domain-containing protein — MYDLHTHTVFSDGVLVPAESARRADKAGYGGMAFTDHADDSNLLLVLENLLRFKERFNRESPEFKVLAGVELTHVLPSSVARLVDEARRFGADLVIVHGETLTEPVAEGTNKAAIEAGADILAHPGLISAELCRLAAEKGVHLEITTRKGHSLSNGYVAKTALENGASLIINNDFHAPGDAVSAEQAEKILLGAGLSSLQAAEVFENNKKLFLKKLGG; from the coding sequence ATGTATGATCTGCACACTCATACGGTTTTCAGCGACGGAGTCCTAGTTCCCGCCGAATCCGCCCGCAGGGCAGATAAAGCAGGCTACGGCGGAATGGCGTTTACTGACCATGCGGATGATTCCAACCTGCTTCTGGTGTTGGAGAATCTGCTCCGTTTCAAGGAGCGTTTCAACAGAGAATCGCCGGAGTTTAAGGTTCTTGCAGGAGTGGAGCTTACCCATGTTCTGCCTTCGTCAGTGGCAAGGCTTGTTGATGAGGCAAGGCGCTTCGGGGCGGATTTAGTCATTGTTCACGGCGAAACACTCACCGAACCGGTGGCGGAAGGCACGAATAAAGCGGCGATAGAAGCGGGGGCGGACATTCTGGCGCATCCCGGACTTATCTCCGCAGAGCTTTGCAGGCTGGCTGCGGAAAAAGGCGTTCATCTTGAGATAACCACAAGAAAAGGACATTCCCTTTCAAACGGTTATGTGGCGAAGACAGCTCTTGAAAACGGCGCGTCCCTTATCATTAACAACGATTTCCACGCTCCCGGGGACGCGGTGAGTGCGGAACAGGCGGAAAAAATACTTCTCGGCGCGGGGCTCAGCAGCCTTCAGGCGGCGGAAGTTTTTGAAAATAATAAGAAACTTTTTTTAAAAAAACTGGGAGGCTAA
- the iorA gene encoding indolepyruvate ferredoxin oxidoreductase subunit alpha — MKEVLSGNEAFARGAYEHGVKVVSSYPGTPSTEITEHVAQYEQIYSEWATNEKVALETVIGASLAGRRAMTCMKHVGLNVAADPLMTVSYTGVNGGLVIVVADDPNMFSSQNEQDSRHYARLAKVPMLEPADSQEAKDFIGIALEMSEKYCTPVLVRSCTRISHSKSVVTLKARNTPPTFEPENDIKKWVMVPANARVRHKIVENRLEKLADCADTGRLTINPVEFRSEEIGIICAGVTYHYVKEAMPEASILKLEMVYPICFEKIKRFCERVKKLYVVEELDRFIENELKAAGIEIQPLNRSVCGELSVDEVRKLFGKSVKEPAFDPKQLPARPPNMCPGCSHRGMFYAIAKLKLFAAGDIGCYTLGLLPPLSAINSTVCMGASIPMAHGMDKATDGALARKSVAVIGDSTFFHTGINGLLNSVYNAGTSTVIILDNSITGMTGHQPNPGTGCTIKGAPTQKINFPKLLEAMGVKNIRTVNPFDPDECIKVLKEETAREELSVIVTDKPCIFADRSVIKPPFYVDVKNCSGCTICTRLGCPAILWNKEDKRAFIDESLCTGCELCVKVCRFDAIHQRG; from the coding sequence ATGAAGGAAGTTTTAAGCGGAAACGAGGCGTTTGCCAGAGGAGCGTATGAACACGGGGTAAAAGTTGTCAGCTCCTACCCCGGAACGCCCAGTACCGAGATTACCGAGCATGTGGCTCAGTATGAACAAATATACAGCGAATGGGCAACCAATGAGAAGGTTGCCCTTGAGACGGTCATAGGCGCATCCCTTGCGGGCAGACGCGCCATGACCTGTATGAAGCATGTGGGGCTCAACGTTGCGGCGGATCCGCTTATGACTGTGTCCTACACAGGTGTGAACGGCGGTCTTGTTATTGTCGTGGCGGATGATCCTAACATGTTCAGCTCGCAGAATGAGCAGGACAGCAGGCATTATGCCCGCCTTGCCAAGGTTCCCATGCTTGAGCCCGCAGACAGTCAGGAAGCCAAGGATTTTATCGGCATAGCCCTTGAAATGTCTGAAAAGTACTGCACACCTGTTCTTGTACGTTCATGTACAAGAATTTCACACAGCAAATCGGTTGTTACCCTTAAAGCGAGAAACACACCTCCGACATTTGAGCCGGAGAATGACATAAAAAAATGGGTTATGGTTCCCGCCAACGCCAGAGTGCGGCACAAGATTGTTGAAAACAGGCTTGAAAAGCTTGCCGACTGCGCCGACACAGGCAGGCTCACAATAAACCCCGTTGAGTTCCGCAGCGAGGAGATAGGCATAATATGCGCCGGAGTGACATATCACTATGTCAAGGAAGCCATGCCCGAAGCATCGATCCTCAAACTTGAGATGGTTTATCCGATCTGTTTCGAGAAGATAAAGCGCTTCTGCGAAAGAGTCAAAAAGCTTTATGTAGTCGAAGAGCTTGACAGGTTCATAGAAAACGAGCTTAAAGCCGCCGGAATTGAGATTCAGCCGCTGAACAGGAGTGTCTGCGGTGAGCTTTCCGTGGATGAGGTGAGAAAGCTTTTCGGAAAAAGCGTCAAAGAGCCTGCTTTCGATCCCAAGCAGCTCCCCGCCCGTCCGCCGAACATGTGTCCGGGCTGCTCACACAGGGGTATGTTTTACGCCATAGCCAAGCTTAAGCTTTTCGCAGCAGGAGACATCGGCTGCTATACCCTTGGTCTTCTGCCGCCTCTCAGCGCCATCAACTCCACAGTGTGTATGGGAGCAAGCATACCAATGGCGCACGGCATGGACAAGGCGACTGACGGCGCACTGGCGAGGAAATCCGTTGCGGTTATAGGCGATTCGACCTTCTTTCACACAGGGATCAACGGTCTCTTGAATTCCGTTTATAATGCCGGAACATCAACTGTTATTATTCTGGACAACAGCATTACAGGCATGACAGGTCACCAGCCCAATCCGGGTACAGGCTGCACCATAAAGGGCGCCCCGACACAGAAGATAAACTTTCCCAAGCTCCTTGAGGCTATGGGAGTAAAAAATATCAGGACAGTCAACCCCTTTGACCCCGATGAGTGCATTAAAGTGCTTAAAGAGGAAACAGCGAGAGAGGAACTCAGCGTGATAGTGACGGACAAGCCCTGCATCTTTGCGGACAGAAGCGTTATCAAGCCGCCTTTCTATGTGGATGTGAAAAACTGCTCCGGCTGTACTATCTGTACAAGGCTGGGATGCCCCGCCATACTCTGGAACAAGGAAGATAAAAGGGCGTTCATAGACGAATCCCTCTGCACAGGCTGCGAACTCTGCGTTAAGGTATGCAGGTTTGACGCAATTCATCAAAGGGGGTAA
- the rimP gene encoding ribosome maturation factor RimP, translating to MGNFIEKDISSKVRNALGPIVKEIGVDIFDVTFRREKTGRTLRIVIDREESLPGLEECAEVSRRISKWLDEADLIPYDGYSLEVSTPGLERPLRSEKDFLKFSGKICKVTAKEKDDTGRKSYTGAILGVENGSLKLFVEKENKEFCIKLDNIAKAVLQLDF from the coding sequence ATGGGTAATTTTATAGAGAAAGACATTTCGTCCAAAGTCAGAAACGCACTGGGTCCTATCGTTAAAGAGATAGGAGTAGATATTTTTGATGTAACTTTCAGGCGGGAAAAAACAGGCAGAACCCTGCGTATCGTAATCGACAGGGAAGAGAGCCTGCCCGGGCTTGAGGAATGCGCTGAAGTAAGCAGGCGTATTTCCAAATGGCTGGACGAAGCAGATCTTATACCTTACGACGGCTACAGCCTCGAAGTCTCCACCCCCGGACTTGAAAGGCCGCTCCGCAGCGAGAAGGACTTTCTCAAGTTCTCCGGAAAAATCTGCAAAGTCACAGCCAAAGAAAAGGATGATACGGGGCGTAAAAGCTATACCGGAGCTATTCTCGGTGTAGAGAACGGCTCTTTAAAGCTGTTTGTTGAAAAAGAAAACAAAGAATTCTGCATAAAGCTGGACAATATCGCTAAAGCGGTCTTACAGCTCGATTTTTAG
- a CDS encoding indolepyruvate oxidoreductase subunit beta codes for MKDINILMIGVGGQGTVLSSDIVCDVALAGDADVKKSEIHGMAQRGGSVVSHVRIGAKVLSPVIPIGEADIVISFENMEFLRYPEYAGKNTSLVVSTHRIYPPSVAGGQEAYPAEQTEDTKKAFKEVFEIDAMKTATAIGNSKVAGMVMLGKLAALLPFDADLWRAVISKKVPPKTVDMNLAAFNAGYQF; via the coding sequence ATGAAAGATATTAATATATTAATGATAGGCGTGGGAGGGCAGGGGACTGTTCTCTCCAGCGATATAGTCTGCGATGTTGCCCTTGCCGGTGACGCGGATGTTAAAAAAAGCGAAATCCACGGCATGGCGCAGAGAGGGGGCAGTGTTGTTTCCCATGTGCGCATAGGGGCTAAGGTGCTTTCGCCCGTTATCCCCATCGGCGAGGCGGATATAGTTATCTCATTTGAAAACATGGAGTTTCTGCGCTATCCTGAGTATGCGGGAAAGAATACTTCTCTGGTGGTCAGCACACACCGCATTTATCCCCCTTCTGTTGCCGGCGGACAGGAAGCTTATCCGGCTGAGCAAACAGAGGATACAAAAAAGGCTTTTAAGGAGGTCTTTGAGATAGATGCCATGAAAACCGCGACTGCCATAGGCAACTCAAAAGTTGCCGGAATGGTGATGCTGGGCAAACTTGCCGCTCTGCTTCCCTTTGACGCGGATCTCTGGCGTGCCGTGATCTCCAAAAAGGTTCCGCCCAAAACAGTTGACATGAACCTTGCTGCCTTTAATGCGGGTTATCAGTTTTAA
- a CDS encoding PHP domain-containing protein: protein MSSRTGRTDLRTIHQIHHASSFFNPKEGVAPCGAKPLSKRRERVSSRTGRTDLRTIHQFDLHIHSNHSSDGILSPTDIYTVLRSRDYSLFSITDHNTVSSVREILSFRNGDGSVVYIPAVELSTYHDDTEIHLIPYGIDPDDADLTYLLEEFAANRLNQARLRTDKLKSIGFRVDFDRVIEAADGKTPSGVTFLKVLAEYDDNLAELQPYLNGEKSGSPYTNFYFDYFFRGGRAYVDVSLLDYRRTVAALAHKSVLVVAHPGLYPQNKTRELFIDGVEGIEVYSSYHNECQRAEYLSFAAEKGLLVTAGSDFHGERIKPSIHMGGHGCEDLSVPTRLLEKLAEKNCSVYRI, encoded by the coding sequence GTGAGCAGCCGGACAGGACGTACCGATCTGCGAACTATTCATCAGATTCATCATGCCAGCAGTTTTTTCAACCCCAAGGAAGGGGTTGCGCCGTGCGGAGCGAAGCCGCTTTCCAAGCGGCGCGAGCGTGTGAGCAGCCGGACAGGACGTACCGATCTGCGAACTATTCATCAGTTCGATCTGCATATACACTCAAACCACAGCTCGGACGGCATTTTGTCACCAACAGACATATATACCGTTCTGCGTTCACGTGATTACTCTCTTTTTTCCATAACCGATCACAACACTGTTTCCTCCGTGCGGGAGATTCTTTCTTTCAGGAACGGTGACGGCAGCGTGGTGTATATTCCCGCTGTCGAACTTTCCACATACCACGACGATACGGAGATACATCTCATCCCTTACGGGATAGACCCTGATGATGCTGATCTTACTTATCTTCTTGAGGAGTTTGCGGCAAACCGGCTTAATCAGGCAAGACTTCGTACCGACAAGCTTAAAAGCATAGGGTTCAGAGTGGATTTTGACAGGGTCATTGAGGCGGCGGACGGGAAAACACCTTCCGGAGTGACTTTCCTGAAAGTTCTGGCGGAGTATGATGATAATCTGGCAGAGCTTCAGCCCTATCTTAATGGCGAAAAATCCGGCTCTCCGTATACCAACTTCTATTTCGACTACTTCTTCAGGGGCGGCAGAGCGTATGTTGACGTGAGTCTGCTGGATTACCGCAGAACCGTCGCCGCGCTTGCACATAAATCCGTCCTTGTTGTGGCGCATCCGGGTCTTTATCCGCAGAATAAAACGAGAGAGCTTTTCATTGACGGGGTGGAAGGAATTGAAGTTTATTCATCCTATCATAATGAATGCCAGAGGGCTGAATATCTTTCATTCGCAGCGGAAAAGGGTTTGCTGGTTACCGCAGGGAGCGATTTCCACGGTGAAAGGATCAAGCCTTCTATTCATATGGGCGGACACGGCTGTGAGGATTTATCGGTGCCGACCCGCCTTCTGGAAAAATTGGCTGAAAAAAACTGCTCCGTTTACAGAATATAA
- a CDS encoding YlxR family protein, which yields MKNLKKNHPKKTEKKNPPKKTEKKNPPKKTEKKSVNKPEVPERSCVACGKTADRPDLLRFVTDGEGKAIYDRKGKLPGRGVYLCFDEECLRLAAKKNLFAKGFKENINRKEYAQLLEEIKTVTADYFFALLKSGRGAGLVFTGSSKCEKLLETSQAKLLLIPEDASEDTVKKAFALAEAQGVTVMKCPDKLTMAEELDVPLIAALAVTDEKLAEAVSVPLKRAGVIKSWLDGV from the coding sequence TTGAAGAACTTGAAGAAGAACCATCCGAAGAAGACAGAGAAGAAGAACCCTCCGAAAAAGACAGAGAAGAAGAACCCTCCGAAAAAGACGGAGAAGAAGAGCGTTAATAAACCCGAAGTTCCGGAAAGAAGCTGCGTTGCCTGCGGGAAAACAGCGGACAGACCGGATCTCCTCCGTTTTGTTACGGACGGTGAAGGGAAAGCCATATACGATCGCAAAGGCAAACTGCCCGGACGTGGGGTTTACCTCTGCTTTGACGAGGAATGCCTTAGGCTTGCAGCAAAAAAGAACCTTTTTGCGAAGGGCTTCAAGGAAAACATAAACAGAAAGGAATATGCACAGCTGCTTGAGGAAATTAAAACCGTAACTGCGGATTATTTCTTCGCTCTGCTCAAATCGGGCAGAGGAGCGGGACTCGTGTTCACAGGCAGCTCCAAATGTGAAAAGCTGCTTGAAACATCACAGGCAAAGCTGTTGCTTATTCCCGAAGACGCTTCTGAGGACACGGTAAAAAAAGCCTTTGCCCTCGCAGAAGCTCAGGGCGTAACCGTAATGAAATGTCCGGATAAGCTCACAATGGCGGAGGAACTTGATGTTCCCTTGATAGCCGCCCTTGCGGTAACGGACGAAAAACTTGCGGAAGCCGTATCCGTTCCGCTTAAAAGAGCGGGTGTAATAAAGAGTTGGCTTGACGGGGTGTAA